A genomic region of Micromonospora sp. NBC_01796 contains the following coding sequences:
- a CDS encoding GatB/YqeY domain-containing protein, which translates to MSTLKDLLTADMRTALKARDELTTSTLRMALAAIGNAEVAGKAKRELSDEEVLSVLTKEAKKRREAATAFGDAGRTEQAAKERAEGEVLDRYLPKQLSDEELAELVRGALAVGGFENKAQLGPAMKASQAAVAGRAEGGRVAAEVRRQLGS; encoded by the coding sequence ATGAGCACGCTGAAGGACCTCCTCACCGCTGACATGCGTACCGCCCTCAAGGCGCGGGACGAGCTGACCACGTCGACCCTGCGGATGGCACTCGCCGCGATCGGCAACGCCGAGGTCGCCGGCAAGGCCAAGCGGGAGCTTTCCGACGAAGAGGTGCTGTCGGTGCTGACCAAGGAGGCGAAGAAGCGCCGCGAGGCGGCGACCGCGTTCGGTGACGCGGGCCGTACCGAGCAGGCTGCCAAGGAGCGGGCCGAGGGCGAGGTGCTGGACCGCTACCTGCCCAAGCAGCTCAGCGACGAGGAGTTGGCCGAGCTGGTCCGTGGGGCGCTCGCCGTCGGCGGCTTCGAGAACAAGGCCCAGTTGGGCCCGGCGATGAAGGCGAGCCAGGCCGCGGTGGCGGGCCGGGCCGAGGGCGGCAGGGTCGCGGCCGAGGTACGCCGGCAGCTCGGCTCCTGA